tgtTCCTATAACTAAACGAAATGTCATTAATTTGAGGATGTTCAATTACAAGCAGaattatgattaaaaaaaaaagggcatacccagtgcatgaggctcccaccactgcggggtctgcggagggtcataatgtacgcagtcttacccctgctttcgcagagaggctgtttccaaactcgaacctgtgaccacttgttcacaatggagcaaccttaccattgcaccaaggccggCCCTCTACAGGCAGAATTATGATAACCACCTATAAACTGTTCATGAGACTCCATACGCTCTAACTGACGCAAACTTGATTCGAATTTCATGTAGCCTTTCAGGCTTACTTTTCACCCAGACCTGACTTTTACCTAGGCTTACTGACCGGCTTGCTCAGGAATGGGCTTCCCTAGCATAGCTGTCTAGGGACATATATAGCATTACATGActtaaaagatgaaaaaaatcTCTTTGATATTCAGCAGAAGTGGAAAAACACTCCAAGGTCAGTTGTAAAATGCTTGCTGAATTAAGAGGGCTTGGTAATGTGGATCTGGAAGTGAGATTTAAATGAAattgtcttctccaagcaagggAATTAGAGATTTAAAGGATAGAAGCAACGTCAGATTGTAAGACACTACTGGACAACCTGATTCAGTACCTTGATCTCCGTAAACTTATCCTATTAACGTGGAGTGCTCCTCACAAATTTGAGCCATGAAGAGATACAACGACTGTTTTGGCACGTTCCCCAGGAGCATTCTGCTGCTTCAATTGTTTCCAACAGTGGCAGGCTTGTTGCTTGTGGCAGTAGTAGCTGGAGAGCCTCCATGGAACATTTGCAAACTCGGCCAGAAAAGCTCACATCTTCTTTCCTTATTCTCTTCATTCGAGTTTAACTAATCTATTGGTTCTCTCTTCCTAGTCCTAGCTGCTGTTTTTCTCATAATCTGTGTGTTTCTTTTTTGAATTATTTAGAAGACATGATTGAggtatttattttattagatGGATTCTGGTGAAGCCTTTTCATTTTTAGTCACAAATCATATAATGTTTATGATGCAGCTGTGGTTCTTGTGGGTATGTACTAAACTTAAGTTCCTCCAATCGGAACACCTCAATCATTGGATCTAAATATGGAAAATCGATGAAGAGAGGGATCATATCATTTTTCTCAATTGATGAGAGCAGGTTCACTCAGATTGATGAGCTCCGCTGCATACCTTATTTCATCACCAAGCACTCCTGGGGTTTGTTCCGTCGAAGAACAAAGATTCTCTGCCGTAAATGTGGGAACCATATCGGACATGCTTATGAGGCCTCTTCTTCAAGCCTCGAATCTGATGGATCAGATTTCAGCTCAGCGAATGGGAATTCTGTTTATAGAAAGTATGATGTCAAAATTCGTGCTTTACAACCCTCATCCTCAGATGAGTCTGGTGTCCCTCTGGTTATTTGATGTACATTGGCAGGATTGCTTTGTGTATGCTGTGGCCTGCTTAAAGAACCATCAAACATGCAGGTAAGCTTGAAGAGCACTGTAGAAAGGTCATCTTTATTATGGAATGGATTATCAAGAGTCATTATCATTCATCACCATACACCAAGCGCCATTATGGTCAATTCATTGCATCAGAAAGATCCTCCAGGAGTGAATTCCATTAACAAATGTCATCTTCGACTCATAAATGATTGATGGGGCCGCGTTATTGGAATGGTTAAGCATGGTTTGTGTTGTAGTTGAACtactgttttttttggtaatgaagaAATCTATTGATGATAGAAGTGTGTAATAGCCATGGCTTCACGGATTTGTTCttatgtaaatatattttggtCTTTTATGGATGACTTATATTGCTAGTTTTTCATAACTATGGAAAATTGAagaggcaaaagttttttctagACCACCACCAAATTTTTACCATGTGGAaaggtgatgtggcaattttgaccatgtccacaaaatttcagtctATTCAATTTGCCACAAGATAGATATTTGCAGAGTCCACACAAGAAGGGTTTCTTGTATAGCCCCACCTATTGGAAGGATGATCATGCAGTACTTCCTGCCATTTTGGTTGTGTTCAAAATTTGGGAATTTCATCTGAGTATTAGATTTTATATGCATTTGGTTGTCCCTTGTAAAATAACTAAATCATCTGTAAATCTTTTTCATGATGAAAAGTATATTTTTCAGGTCAAGATCATTTCAATAAACAATTCCAACCAacacttttcttttccttgtagtCTTTGTTTAGAAGGCAGAAAAAGTGGCATTATAATTTTGAGAAACTCTGTGATTAATTCCATAATCCTAGAGAATGTCTTTTCTTGACTATTAATAACATCAACAAAGCCTTGCATCGAAAGGGGAAGGAAGGAGTGGGTTGGGGGAAAAGCGGGAGACAAAATCAGTGTTTTCTTTATGCAAGAAAGGATCCTATGCTAAATCTGGACTTGTCTGTCTCGAAATGATACTCATCAACAAAGCCTGCACCCTCTTTGGAAAATAATTTTAGAAATCCCATGTAAAATGGTAGACATTGAGGAGGCAGGTTCATTCTCGTACGGTCTGAACCGCACAGTTGGAATCCAATgcacaatttggatcctctcctgCCAAGTTGCCTGGTAGGACCGTGTTGCCTAGACACGGCAAGACGTGCAAtaactgccttacccctgcccaagcgccttaTCCAAATGGGATGAGATGATTATTGAGCGcctcaccatgtctgggcaTGGTCCTGCCTGGCAGCTCGGCAGTAAGGAATCTGAATCCATCCAATGCAGCCCTTGacattgtttttttggtaagacagCCCTTGAAATTGAGATAGGACAAGAATCGGAGAAGGTTTGAGGGGATCATTGCATAGGGCTTAGAGCCACCTGGGTCATATTTTTGGGTGACGTTGATCTCTCCCTCAAGGTTTTTGGTATCGGATATGGGATCGGTCTTGGTCGAGATCTAAATTAGCCCATATAGACAGATTTATCCCtagtttttaataaaaaaatatttttttatctttttacccttggttTGTATTGATCCAGCGATATAGAATCACCCTAGAATCAATATCACCGTTACGGATTGGGCGATTTTGGCAATTTGATATCAATTCCTTGATCTGTGCTCCTAAAAGCTTGGTGGCAGGGGTGTTAATTCTAGGCCTGGCCCGTTTAGTAACCGAACGATCCCGATGTGGGGTCTTAGCTTGTCAGGTGTCTGATCGGACCAACCAAATGCTAGCCCGACCTTGCCAAAATTTCAACATccaaaaaaacaaggaaatcaTATAGGTTTCAATATCAAAAGTATGTTTTATGTTCATTCCAACATCAATTTAATTACTGCACTAGAAGACAGTTGTTACAAGGGCAATTGGACCCTCTAGTTTACATAAACGGGTGATCAAGGTGCAAGCTTTAAGCACCGTGAGACCCGGCTAGCCCCAACTCGTTGACACCTTCCTTTGGCTGTTATAAGTCAGTGGTGAGGCCACTAATATAAGGGtgtaaacaaaaaaactgaATACATAAACTCAAACCAATCAAATTAATTACAATTTGATGGTTTCGGATAAtgaatatagttttttttttaatgaaaaaaagaaaaactaacttTAAACTAATAAAGAGAATACATACTAATCCACATCTACAGTTATTATAGAATTCCACCTTCTCCTCTTAGCTTCCTCAACTAAGAGCCTAGTTAACATAATCAAGTTCTTATTACAAAGATTAAGagaaagttgtttttttttatcaaaaaaagaaaaaattagtttaaattTTAGCACAACACACTGAAATTTTGTATAACCATCTAAAAACCCTAATGATCAGCTAGACTAGACGTCTAGACCTCCTTTTCCACCATCCGTCTCATCAGTGCTGCTAAGGCCCTTGAGCAAGGCACCTAGTTTATGCCTCAGTCTTGTCGCCTGTCCATCCATAGCCAAAACGGCAACAGTAAACATTTTTGTTATACAAACTAAGAAAGCCCATCCAACTTTTTGACTATACTCATCAAACCCAAACTTCTTAATTAAGAGCTTATAGTAACATACCTGTCCATAGCCATATGGTAGACTCTAATCACACCCCATTAGCCGTCcacattattttttctttttaaaatacgCCGACGTAGTTTCAAATTTGAAGTTAAATGGGACGGACATCCAGACCTTAAAATCTGGTATTGCCTCATCTCGGAAACCACAATCATGGGTTCTGCCTAATTTTGTCTCCGCCGCAAAACCCAGGAATGTTGAGTGGAAGAtgaagatgtcttttcacatgctGCTTTTTCATTCTaccatgctttttttttttttttttggttaaattttCTTTCTACCAGCcctctctttaatttttttaacctGAATTTTGAGGTTCTATCTTATGATAGCGAGCTCTCCCATTTCATCCTAGTAACTTGTAACTTTGTAAGTAGTACTACATATTCTATTCAAATACAAACTTCTTGCATGACCAAACCCTTGCTAggactggtttttttttttctttttaggctTCACGAttagtatttttttgaaatagGAAACTGATACATATCGcagattttttttatgcatttgATTACTATATTATTAAGAATTTCATCTCTGGTAATATGCTAGAAAAATTCATCTATTACATAAACATCTACGTATGACTAAGCAGTTTCCCCCATACTAATATTTCATACTTGTAGAATTAAGGTTATTCGAAATATTTGCTTTCAAGGATGCTCTTGATATTTATTGTCGCACTTCAGGTCAGACCACCAACCTTGAAAAGTCCATTATGACTTTTAGTCTGATTCTTTATTAGCAAAAATGCGTTTAAAACGTTGTTCCCGTATTTTATCGTTTAAAACACGTTTTCCTATATACTTTCCAAACATACCGAAAAAAAGGGATATGGCTGGAGTTTAAGTTTTAAACGGACGTTTAATACGCGTATACATTTTttaagggtatatttgtacttttactttaatttttagaattaaaaaaaaatagaaaacgtAATTCTAAACcctattttttggattttcccttcccttcccatTCCTTCTTCGCAATAGCCGTTTCTTGCAAACCCATCCCCAACCTCTAGAGCTCCCAAAACGATTCGAGCAAGCTCCCTGCTCCCACCATGGTTTTCTAGTAGAAACCTTCGTTCCCAACTTTAGAGCTCTCAACATCCTTGTGGCTTGGGTGTGCATCATATAAGGTCATCTAGAACTATTTTCCGTGCTTCTAGTGTTAGGGGTTTTGTTTGACAGTAGTGGGTGGGAGTGTGGGACCGTGGCAATCATGTTTCTTCTTCCAAATTGAAGTgctattttgtttctatttaagCATTATAAAAGCCAAGGCTCAGATTGCTCTGGAAAATAGCTTGAGGGAATCAGTGGTGAAAAACCATTACAGACAAAGGGATTCTGATCTGGAATTCTGGATCGAAGGGTGGGAAACCTGGGATTTCTTTGTTGTTCATACTTCATACTCTCTTTTCTGTGCAAAATAGTACTGTTATTCCTATCAATTGAGTGCTTTTTCTGATTGTTTAACCTCTAATTTGAGTTAGTTTAATATCTCTAATCCTGTTCTTGTTATTGATATTGAAACCCTTTTATTAGAAGCTTTATTATTCTCTAATTTAAGACTTGTCGTTCCCTTGTTCTATGTCCCGGTTTCAGCAATAGAGTTTCGTGAGTTCAGGCAGATCTGCTATTCAATTTTGAGGCTATCTGTCTGAGTTGGGTTTGTCTTGGGACCTTGTTTGGATTGTTGTCTTGAGATTGATTAGGCTTTGAAACTTCTTCATATACTGAAATACATATGCATTAATGTTGGATGTTAGTTTTTTTGAACATTAGGTACAAGTATTCAGGTACTATCTCTCAATTTATATTAGTATACTGTCATTTTTTGGTCCCGTTTATTTTAAAACTATATGTTTAAAACCCATACCGTCCGTTTGtcgttcctttttttttactgtttgtTTGACCGTACCATTCGCCATTTAACTTCGTTTAAAACGCGTACCGTAATACTCCGTTTAAAACGCGTACCGTAATACTCCGTTTTATTATTGTTCCCGTATTTGCTAACTATGGTCCGAATACTCCCTCAAAACTGAAGTGATGGTTTTCTCTTATCTTAAAGGTTCCATATGGAATgggacccaaaaaaatacatgggCCTTCCTACCCAGTTTGGTGTATCAAAGTCTGATCTTTTCAGTGATATTTCTGAAAAAGTTACAAAAAAGTTAGAGGGCTAGAGAACTAAATTGTTATCTCATGCAAGAAAAGAGGTGATGCTTAAATCTGTAGCTTTCTTGATGGCTAACTATGCTTGTTCCCATTTCAAGCTTCCTGCATCCCATCATCAACAACTTCATCGAGCGGCATCATACTTTTTCTGGGAAATGGAAAGCTGAAACTCCATTGGATCTCTTGGAAATTGTTAACATTGGTATTCAAAGTTAATTGTATTGATCTGATTTGCATATTACAATTGGGTAATATATGTACAGTATATCTTTCCTAAACAATCTCTTACTAATATGGAAGGTACAACTAAGGGTGATGTACAGGATAAGAATGAGGACGTGGAGATACAATCGTAAgactctccctcaagttggagcatgaAGATTCCGAATGCCCAACTTGGACAGCAAGAAGGTGAACGACTCATGTCCTAGTGCCTTGGTAAATATATCAGCCAGTTGATAGCAGGAGGCAATCTTTGTGGGAATGATGAGACCCTACTGTTGTCATTCACGAACAAGGTGACAATCAATTTCGATGTGCTTGGTTCGTTCATAAAAGACAAGATTGGCAGCAATGTGGAGAgctgcttgattatcacaatataaCGGAACGAGAGGGCGGTGTGGCAGCCCAATGTCGCGTAGTAAATATGTGAGCCATATTAATTCACAGGTCGCAACAGCCATTGCTCGATACTTAGCTTCGGCAGAGGATTGAGAAATTGTGTGTTGCTTCTTAGTCTTCCAAGAAATAAGGCTGGAACTCAATAATACACAGTAGCCAATGGTTGAACGGCGAGTCATGGGACAGTTGGCCCAATTTGAATCACAATTGACGTAGAGGTCAAGTGTACTGTCAGAACGGTAATGGAGCCCTTGTCTTGGATTTGTTTTGAGATATCGTAACAAACAGTGAGCAGCATCAAGGTGATGGTGTTGGGGttgatgcatgaattgactcaaAATATTGACAGTATGAATGATATCAGGACGAGTGACCATTAGATATATCAGTCGTCCAACCAAACGACAATAAGAAGACGAATCCGCAAGGAGATCACCTGTATCATTGGATAACTTCAAATTTTGCTCCATGGGTGTGTCAACGGGCTGGGCACCAGTGTAGCCACAATCGTCCAAAAtgtcaagaacatatttttgTTGACAAAGATATAAACCAATGCTGGAACGAGCCACCTCTATACCATAAAAGTATTTAAGTTGCCCCAGATCTTTAATGTGAAATTGCTGGTGAAGCATATGTTGAACATCTTGAATTAAAGAAGCATCAGACCTAGTAATAgccatatcatcaacatataagagAATAAATATGGTGGCGGTGCCCTTGCGGAGAATAAAAAGAGAATGGTCGGCAGTAGAGTGTTGAAAACCATATCGACATAAGGTTGTAGAAAATTTTGAATATCATTGTCGGGATGCctgcttgagaccatataggGATTTCTGAAGGTGACAGACAAGTAGCTCCCCCTTTTATCGATAACTAGGAGGAGCGAgcatataaacttcctcattGAGATCGCCATGTAAGAAGACATtattcacatccatttgatgtagaGGCCAGCCTTGACCGGTGATAATATCGAGGAGGACTCGCACAGTGACaagcttagccacaggagcatAAGTATCATGAAAATCAACACCCTCAACCTGGGTGTAACCCTTGGCAACAAGGCGGGTTTTATAACGCTTAATACTGCCATCAGAGCATCATTTGATCTTGTatacccatttgcagccaatgggtttctttcctggaggaagggGCATAACAGACCATATTTGATTTTGTGTCGAAGCTTGAATTTCAGCCTACATGACATCCCTCCACTCCTTATATTTCAGAGCTTCTGTAAATGTAGATGGCTCATGCTCAAGGGTAACAGATGTTAGAAAGTCTTTATGAGAAGTGGTAAAACGATCATAGCTGAGAAAATTTTGTAATGGGcaagaagaagacgaacctgCTTTTTAGGAAGGAGAATGCAGCGGGTTTCACATGCATTGGTAATGTTGTGGGTAGTGGGGTTGCTgactgttcctttgtgggtgtgTAGGGGCTAGCACGGGTGGTGGGGAATGTATGGGGGAAGCGGCGAGGGCAGAGAATGGGGTAGGGGAAGATGGTGGGGTCGTGGATAGGGGAATAATGTCAAGAGAGGAGGCATCCGTGTGGGAGGGTGGTAAAGGGAGAACAAGTGAGCTAAGGGGCGCAGCAGTGGGCAAAATTGTATAAGGAAAAATATgctcataaaataaaatgtacCTGGTTATGTAAATCTTTTTGGATTGATGGTCAAGTACGCGGTTTCTTAATTGGCCATGAGGGTAACCACTAAACACGCCGGGTGAGGCATGTTGATCAAACTTGTGAAGGGCATTATGATTGCGCCCAGAACAAAGACACCCAAATACCCATAAGTGGGAGAGAGATGGGGCTTGGTGATGGAGGACCTCATAAAGGAATTGGCCCTTTAACACCGAAGTAGGGAGTAGATTTATTAAATAAGCGGCAATTAAAATACATTCTCCCCAAAATTCGATTGGAATACTAGATTGAAAACGAAGAACTCAAGCAACATTAAGAATGTGACGCTGTTTGCATTCTACAACTCCATTATGTTGGGGGATTGCAACACAACTTGACTGTTATAAAACACCCAATGAATGGAGATAAGTAGAAGTAGAATGGTTACAAAATTTAGTGCCATTATTTTATCAAATACGTTTAATGCTGAGCTTAAATTGATTATAAATCATGGCAAAAAATTAAGGAATAACCAAGTGCTACGTAAGTAATCATCCACAATAGTCAAAAAATAACGTGCACCGGATAAAGAACTAATCTGGTATGGTCCCAAATATCAAAATGTACCAAGTCAAAATAAGAAGTGGAGGTTAAACTAGAGGGAAATGGGAGACGAATTTGTTTTGCTAAAAGACAAACAGTGCATGTGCACTTGTTAGAAATAGAAATAGTAGGATCAATACAATGCAAATAGGACACAGACGAGGAACCCGGGTGACCTAACCTCCAATGCCAAAGATCGAAAGGGTTGCCAGGGATAGTCGCCGAAGCAAAGGGGATCTTGGAATCAAAGAGGTAAAGACCACCATGCTTGCTACCCAATGTAATAGTCTTCCTCGAAAGTGGGTCCTAAAATAGACAAGAATTTTTAGTAAAGGAAATAAGGAATTTAGATGAAGCAGTGAGCtgactaatagaaagaagattgaaCTTCAAAGAAGGAACAAACAATACACGATCAAGCGTAAATCCAGGTAGTAAAGTAATAGATCCAAAATGTGTGACAAATGCAAAAGACCCATTTGGTAAGGATATGAGTAATGAGGAAGTGCAGGGTTCAAGAGAATTAAAAAGTGATGCATCAAAGGAAATGTGCACGGTGGCGCCTAAATCAGTAAGCCAAGAAGAGGGTTGATGAGGTAAGTTACCTGCCATGTGAACTATTGGAGCATTACCAATAGGGATTAAAGCGAGTAGATGCTAAAGTTGTTCAGGTGTGAGTGAAGGGATGGATGTTGGAGCAAAAGAAGATTCGGTAGCAACGACGACAAATCATGGTGTGGAACCATGGGAAGGTATAGAATCAACACGTTTGGTCTCTATTCGTTTGGTCCACCAATCAGGATATGCATGTTTCTTAAAACATCTACGTTCAGAATGTCCATCTTTTTTACAATGTGTGCAATGGTAAGAAGGTTTGGAAGAAGGCTATGTCGATCATGGAGCACGAGAAGCAGTCTCGATCACGCGACCAGCGGCCATGGCAACCTAATCAGGAATAGTAGAACGCAGAAGGTAAATAGAATGTTGTCATTTCTCTTAAAACAAAAGGGCATAAGCCTTATTAATGATAGGCAAAGGATCGATGAGAAGGATCTGACTACGCACGGCAGCGTAAGAATCATGGAACCCTTGAAGGAAGTCCATTAAAAAATCAGTTTCCAAAAATTCCTGAAAAGGTTTCAAAGCAACACTTGAACAACTTGGCAGAGAATGATAAGACAACAGCTCATCACGATAGCTCTTAATAGTGGTGTCACAAGCAGAGAGGGAATCATTACCTTGAACGCGATTGGAAAGAGCACGCCGTATTTTAAAGATTCGAGGAGCATTCTTCGGAGAGAAATGATCATGGAGATCAGTCCAGACAGATTGGGTTGTGTCAAGCCATAAGATGATCCTAAATCATGCATGGGGCTTCAATCAAGCCTACCATCAATAGGTC
The sequence above is a segment of the Telopea speciosissima isolate NSW1024214 ecotype Mountain lineage chromosome 7, Tspe_v1, whole genome shotgun sequence genome. Coding sequences within it:
- the LOC122666854 gene encoding uncharacterized protein At4g08330, chloroplastic-like, with amino-acid sequence MFIQDGYTNGYNDQHRSFSSSSQRDVTYSCGSCGYVLNLSSSNRNTSIIGSKYGKSMKRGIISFFSIDESRFTQIDELRCIPYFITKHSWGLFRRRTKILCRKCGNHIGHAYEASSSSLESDGSDFSSANGNSVYRKYDVKIRALQPSSSDESGVPLVI
- the LOC122668645 gene encoding uncharacterized mitochondrial protein AtMg00810-like, which codes for MAITRSDASLIQDVQHMLHQQFHIKDLGQLKYFYGIEVARSSIGLYLCQQKYVLDILDDCGYTGAQPVDTPMEQNLKLSNDTGDLLADSSSYCRLVGRLIYLMVTRPDIIHTVNILSQFMHQPQHHHLDAAHCLLRYLKTNPRQGLHYRSDSTLDLYVNCDSNWANCPMTRRSTIGYCVLLSSSLISWKTKKQHTISQSSAEAKYRAMAVATCELIWLTYLLRDIGLPHRPLVPLYCDNQAALHIAANLVFYERTKHIEIDCHLVRE